Proteins from a genomic interval of Pseudomonas paeninsulae:
- a CDS encoding nitrite reductase → MRLIALALLLAGSFQAAAQEAPSAAALEQAGRLYTQHCQSCHGANRFGGAGPALLPESLGRIKPNEVREVIRNGRPASQMAAYADVLDTAQIDNLVSYLYQPASTAPNWSDSDIRASHRLLANLDTLPSTPQHGADPLNLFVVVEAGDHHVTILDGDRFEPLTRFPSHFALHGGPKFSPDGRFVYFASRDGWVSLYDLHNLTLIAEVRAGLNTRNLAVSNDGRWVLVGNYLPGNLVLLDARDLSLVKHIPTLGQDGTPSRVSAVYTAPPRDSFVVALKDVQEVWELSYAGEPTFIPRRIQTRDVLDDFSFTPDYRHLLATSRKAKGGQVIDLDSGAAVIDIALPGMPHLGSGIYWKRDDKWVFATPNVSQGLISVLDLQTWKLIKEIPTEGPGFFMRSHVNSAYAWTDVFFGPNNDAVHLIDKQTLKIAHTLRPMPGKNAAHVEFTRDGRYVLLSVWDRDGALIIYDSKTLEEIKRIPMNKPSGKYNVGNKIEFAEGTSH, encoded by the coding sequence ATGCGACTGATTGCGCTCGCCCTGCTGCTGGCCGGCTCATTCCAGGCCGCGGCACAAGAGGCGCCCAGCGCGGCTGCCCTGGAGCAGGCCGGGCGGCTCTATACACAGCATTGCCAGAGCTGCCATGGCGCCAACCGTTTCGGCGGTGCCGGACCGGCGTTACTGCCGGAAAGCCTTGGGCGGATCAAACCGAATGAGGTCCGCGAGGTGATCCGTAATGGTCGCCCGGCCAGCCAGATGGCCGCCTATGCCGATGTTCTCGACACGGCGCAGATCGACAACCTGGTCAGCTACCTCTACCAGCCGGCCAGCACAGCGCCGAACTGGAGCGACAGCGACATTCGCGCCAGCCACCGCCTGCTCGCGAATCTCGACACCTTGCCGAGCACCCCGCAGCACGGCGCCGACCCATTGAATCTGTTCGTGGTGGTAGAGGCTGGTGACCACCATGTGACTATCCTCGACGGCGACCGCTTCGAGCCGCTGACCCGCTTTCCCTCGCATTTCGCCCTGCATGGCGGACCGAAGTTCTCGCCGGACGGCCGCTTCGTCTACTTCGCCTCGCGCGACGGCTGGGTCAGCCTCTACGACCTGCACAACCTGACGCTGATCGCCGAGGTGCGCGCCGGGCTGAACACCCGCAACCTGGCGGTGAGCAACGACGGCCGCTGGGTGTTGGTGGGCAACTACCTGCCCGGCAACCTGGTGCTGCTGGATGCCCGCGACCTGTCGCTGGTCAAACATATCCCGACGCTTGGTCAGGACGGCACTCCGTCGCGGGTCAGCGCCGTGTACACCGCACCACCACGCGACAGCTTCGTGGTCGCACTCAAGGACGTGCAGGAGGTCTGGGAACTGTCCTACGCCGGCGAGCCGACCTTTATCCCGCGACGCATCCAGACCCGCGACGTACTCGACGACTTCTCCTTCACCCCGGACTATCGCCACCTCCTGGCCACCTCGCGCAAAGCCAAGGGCGGCCAGGTGATCGACCTCGATAGCGGCGCGGCGGTCATCGACATTGCCCTGCCCGGCATGCCACACCTGGGTTCGGGCATCTACTGGAAGCGCGACGACAAATGGGTGTTCGCCACACCGAACGTCAGTCAGGGGCTGATCTCGGTGCTCGACCTACAGACCTGGAAGCTGATCAAGGAAATTCCCACCGAGGGACCGGGCTTCTTCATGCGCAGCCACGTCAATTCCGCCTACGCCTGGACCGACGTATTCTTCGGCCCGAACAACGATGCGGTGCACCTGATCGACAAGCAGACCCTGAAGATCGCTCATACCCTGCGGCCAATGCCCGGCAAGAACGCCGCCCATGTCGAGTTCACCCGGGACGGCCGCTACGTGCTGCTCAGCGTCTGGGATCGCGACGGCGCCTTGATCATCTACGACAGCAAGACTCTGGAGGAGATCAAACGCATCCCGATGAACAAACCCTCGGGCAAGTACAACGTCGGCAACAAGATCGAATTCGCCGAGGGCACCTCGCACTGA
- the cobA gene encoding uroporphyrinogen-III C-methyltransferase has translation MDMPITLPASLCATLAPGEVALVGAGPGDPGLLTLRAWSLLQQADAVVYDRLVSPALLELLPGSCQTHYVGKASGCHSLPQPEINQLLADLASQHLRVLRLKGGDPFIFGRGAEELEFLLERGINCQVVPGITAAAGCTAYAGIPLTHRDLAHSCQFITGHLQQDGELNLPWSSLADSGQTLVFYMGLASLGAISSNLIGAGLPGDTPAALIGNGTRPDQQVVRGTLQQLPAMALDNQLTPPTLTVIGQVVGLFAEQRIEYPARLRAAPSHQSRMAEVVCD, from the coding sequence ATGGATATGCCCATCACACTTCCCGCTTCGCTGTGCGCCACCCTCGCCCCTGGCGAAGTCGCGTTGGTCGGCGCCGGCCCCGGCGATCCGGGCCTCCTTACCCTGCGCGCCTGGAGCCTGCTGCAACAAGCCGACGCCGTGGTCTACGACCGTCTGGTCAGCCCCGCGCTGTTGGAATTGCTACCCGGCAGCTGCCAGACCCATTACGTCGGCAAGGCCAGCGGTTGTCACAGCCTGCCGCAACCAGAAATCAACCAGTTGCTCGCCGATCTGGCCTCGCAGCATTTGCGGGTGCTGCGCCTGAAAGGTGGCGACCCCTTCATCTTTGGTCGCGGTGCCGAGGAACTGGAGTTCCTCCTCGAACGCGGCATCAACTGTCAGGTGGTGCCCGGCATTACCGCCGCCGCCGGTTGCACCGCCTATGCCGGCATCCCGCTGACGCACCGCGACCTGGCCCACTCCTGCCAGTTCATCACCGGTCACCTGCAGCAGGACGGTGAGCTGAACTTGCCCTGGAGTAGCCTGGCCGACAGTGGCCAGACCCTGGTGTTCTACATGGGGCTGGCCAGCCTCGGGGCAATCTCCAGCAACCTGATAGGCGCCGGCCTACCCGGTGACACCCCGGCGGCATTGATTGGCAACGGCACCCGGCCCGACCAGCAAGTGGTGCGCGGTACCCTGCAGCAATTGCCGGCGATGGCCCTCGACAACCAACTGACCCCACCGACGCTGACGGTGATCGGCCAGGTAGTCGGCCTGTTCGCCGAGCAGCGCATCGAATACCCGGCACGCCTGCGCGCCGCACCGTCCCACCAGAGCAGAATGGCGGAGGTTGTATGCGACTGA